In Wolbachia endosymbiont of Spodoptera picta, a single window of DNA contains:
- a CDS encoding J domain-containing protein, with protein MMNSILSKFLNEFNSSKSYTKNYTGDNMSKDEALKILGLNSEASQNEINKAYQNLMKLVHPDKGGSEYFAQKLNAARDRLMKT; from the coding sequence ATGATGAACTCTATATTAAGTAAGTTTTTGAACGAATTTAACAGCAGTAAAAGTTACACCAAAAATTACACTGGTGATAATATGTCCAAAGATGAAGCATTAAAAATACTGGGGCTGAATTCCGAGGCAAGCCAAAATGAAATCAATAAGGCATACCAAAATTTAATGAAACTGGTCCATCCAGACAAGGGAGGATCGGAATATTTTGCACAAAAGTTAAACGCAGCACGTGATAGGTTGATGAAGACCTAA
- a CDS encoding ankyrin repeat domain-containing protein has product MKKLERLRKNLFAAIDELNIKKVKRYVKKARYINKEKEIINGKKDVMAPIHLAVYKGSLEIVRFLLKNNANINAVSDGCLVPYSYVTTMSSKTEIKEMIYHCTSSTTSQVIQGFTALHLAFFYCRLDIANLLLNNNIINVNIRNANGKTAFEVIPGYESFCSDGCDMSKIYLDLSKFHKNNCTELLLSARINTKLELEAVDTPDAASSTANPFSASTRANTKIGLEAVDTPDPAPSSAVKPFSFINSIFSWVTTATLNGLFSSAPTLLPAQQSVDHLAGSPIGSSQVDFNATALLVDVVVKKFTGKKYSRLLDNPPLTRLSIIEKKLETALSKCKKLYQCPESSLSNLTISKGIHQKSL; this is encoded by the coding sequence ATGAAAAAACTTGAGAGATTGAGAAAGAATTTATTTGCGGCTATAGATGAGCTTAATATTAAGAAAGTTAAAAGATATGTTAAAAAGGCAAGATATATAAATAAAGAAAAAGAGATTATTAATGGTAAAAAAGATGTTATGGCACCTATACATCTTGCTGTTTATAAAGGTAGCTTAGAGATAGTGCGGTTTTTGCTTAAAAATAATGCTAATATTAATGCTGTTAGTGATGGATGTCTTGTTCCTTACTCGTACGTTACTACCATGAGTAGCAAAACAGAAATAAAAGAAATGATATATCATTGTACTAGTAGTACCACTTCCCAAGTAATACAAGGTTTTACAGCTTTACACTTAGCCTTTTTTTATTGTCGATTAGATATCGCGAATCTTCTGCTCAATAATAACATTATTAATGTTAATATTAGAAATGCAAATGGCAAAACGGCATTTGAGGTTATACCAGGTTATGAAAGTTTTTGCAGTGATGGCTGTGACATGAGCAAAATATACTTAGATTTATCAAAATTTCATAAAAATAATTGTACAGAACTATTACTCTCTGCTAGAATAAATACTAAGTTAGAATTAGAAGCTGTTGATACTCCAGATGCAGCAAGTAGTACAGCGAACCCTTTCTCAGCCTCCACCAGGGCAAATACTAAGATAGGATTGGAAGCTGTTGATACTCCAGATCCTGCACCAAGCAGTGCAGTAAAACCTTTTTCTTTTATTAATAGTATATTTAGTTGGGTAACCACTGCCACACTCAATGGCTTATTCAGCAGTGCTCCTACTTTACTTCCTGCACAGCAATCTGTTGATCACTTGGCTGGTAGCCCAATTGGTTCTTCACAAGTTGATTTTAATGCAACAGCTCTACTAGTTGATGTAGTGGTCAAAAAGTTCACAGGGAAAAAGTATTCAAGGCTACTGGACAATCCACCTCTGACAAGACTTTCTATTATAGAAAAAAAACTCGAGACAGCACTTAGTAAGTGTAAAAAACTTTATCAATGTCCTGAAAGTTCATTAAGCAATTTAACGATATCTAAAGGTATACATCAAAAGTCCCTTTAA
- a CDS encoding ankyrin repeat domain-containing protein: protein MVTKTEVEKWRDGLRSAVKEHDFQKAEKYIREGKTHTTNVINSKDRNGNSPLSIAVSKQDLEMMRFLIENGADVNIEDFFRVPPIYYAVTKGTTEMIELLIDKGASISGYFSYADKKCTLVGWVIDKNSPEKVEVLLKHGASPNGKFDLLAYSQNSCLHAAIEKNYSRIVELLIEYRANVNVQNEQGQTPIYLAISSKRPKIIKLLYDNGADIDNVKNIRNETPSDYVKLFYPGKTIKEIAAEAESINVNPDPAPSSAVRPSSFINSVFSWMGTSTTAALSSLFQSAPALPPAQQSVAHLTGSPIDFSQVDFNGTALLADVVIRKFIGRKYSRPLDDSLLTLEQIRERKVSAIERDIKMVISEFEKLDQCPRSLLSNSTISKGVCHQKSL from the coding sequence ATGGTTACAAAAACAGAAGTTGAAAAATGGAGAGACGGGCTACGTTCTGCAGTAAAGGAACATGATTTTCAAAAAGCTGAGAAGTATATTAGAGAAGGAAAGACACATACTACTAATGTTATTAACTCTAAAGATAGAAATGGTAACTCACCTTTATCGATTGCTGTTAGTAAACAAGATTTAGAAATGATGAGGTTTTTAATTGAGAATGGCGCAGATGTTAATATTGAGGACTTTTTTCGTGTGCCTCCTATATACTATGCTGTTACAAAGGGCACCACAGAAATGATAGAGCTTCTAATCGATAAAGGAGCAAGCATTAGTGGTTATTTTTCATATGCTGATAAAAAATGCACTCTTGTAGGTTGGGTTATAGACAAGAATAGTCCGGAAAAAGTGGAGGTCTTACTTAAACATGGTGCTAGCCCAAACGGCAAATTTGATCTTCTTGCTTATTCACAAAATTCATGCCTACATGCTGCTATTGAAAAAAACTACTCAAGAATAGTTGAGCTTCTTATTGAATATCGTGCTAATGTCAATGTTCAAAACGAACAGGGACAAACACCTATATATTTGGCTATTAGTTCAAAACGTCCAAAAATAATTAAGCTATTATACGATAATGGTGCTGATATTGATAATGTTAAGAATATAAGGAACGAGACACCATCAGATTATGTTAAGTTATTTTATCCAGGTAAAACGATAAAAGAAATTGCTGCAGAGGCAGAGAGTATCAATGTAAATCCAGATCCTGCACCAAGCAGTGCAGTAAGGCCTTCTTCTTTTATTAATAGTGTATTTAGTTGGATGGGAACTTCAACAACTGCTGCACTCAGTAGCTTATTTCAGAGTGCCCCTGCTTTACCTCCCGCACAGCAATCTGTTGCACATTTGACTGGAAGCCCAATTGATTTTTCGCAAGTTGATTTTAATGGAACAGCTCTGCTAGCTGACGTGGTAATCAGAAAGTTTATCGGGAGGAAATATTCAAGACCATTGGATGATTCACTTTTGACATTGGAGCAAATTAGAGAAAGAAAGGTTAGTGCTATAGAAAGGGATATTAAGATGGTAATTAGTGAGTTTGAAAAACTTGATCAATGTCCTCGAAGTTTATTAAGCAATTCAACAATATCTAAAGGTGTATGTCATCAAAAATCCCTCTAA
- a CDS encoding cytochrome b → MEDDSKKEITEEKGILGWIEYRLPIFSFLKHTASYQVPKNLNYAWNFGSLAGIALILQIITGIFLAMHYTPHVDHAFNSVERIMRDVSYGWLIRYTHAVGASLFFMVVYVHIMRGLYYGSYKRPREMVWFIGIFIFFAMMATAFMGYVLPWGQMSFWGATVITNLFSAIPLIGNKIVIWLWGGFSVDNPTLNRFFALHYLLPFIIIALAMLHVVALHRFGSNNPSGIEVRSGKDTIPFYPYYIAKDCITFGLFFIILFGFVFYAPNYLGHPDNYIEADPMVTPVHIVPEWYFLPFYAMLRSIPNKLIGVLTMFGSILVWFLLPWLDKSKVKSGAYRPLFKKFFWVFAINFAFLAWLGGQEVKEPYITLSRLSTLYYFSYFVIVLPLLSKYEKPKKLPKTISDSVPEMK, encoded by the coding sequence ATGGAAGATGATAGCAAGAAAGAAATAACAGAAGAAAAAGGTATATTAGGTTGGATAGAGTATAGACTGCCTATATTTTCTTTTCTAAAACATACCGCTTCTTATCAAGTACCAAAAAATTTAAATTATGCTTGGAATTTTGGTTCTTTGGCTGGTATAGCACTAATTTTGCAGATAATAACAGGTATATTTCTTGCCATGCACTACACTCCGCATGTTGATCATGCATTTAATAGTGTGGAGCGTATAATGCGTGACGTAAGTTATGGATGGCTGATACGTTATACTCATGCTGTTGGGGCGTCACTCTTCTTTATGGTGGTCTATGTTCATATCATGCGTGGATTATATTACGGATCTTATAAGAGACCGCGAGAAATGGTGTGGTTTATTGGCATATTTATATTTTTTGCAATGATGGCAACTGCCTTTATGGGGTATGTTCTTCCATGGGGACAAATGAGCTTTTGGGGTGCAACAGTTATAACTAACTTATTTTCAGCCATACCTTTAATTGGCAATAAAATAGTTATATGGTTGTGGGGTGGTTTTTCCGTTGATAACCCAACACTTAATCGTTTTTTTGCCCTTCATTATCTTCTGCCCTTCATTATTATTGCTTTAGCTATGTTGCATGTTGTTGCTCTGCATAGATTTGGCTCTAATAACCCAAGTGGAATAGAAGTAAGGTCAGGTAAGGACACTATTCCTTTTTATCCTTATTATATAGCAAAGGACTGCATAACTTTTGGTTTATTTTTTATAATTTTGTTTGGATTTGTTTTTTATGCCCCTAATTATCTTGGTCATCCTGATAATTATATAGAAGCTGATCCTATGGTAACTCCAGTACACATAGTACCAGAGTGGTATTTCCTACCTTTTTATGCGATGTTGCGCTCAATTCCAAATAAGCTTATTGGTGTACTTACCATGTTTGGATCTATTTTAGTTTGGTTTCTTTTGCCTTGGCTTGATAAATCAAAGGTTAAAAGTGGTGCTTATCGCCCATTATTTAAGAAATTTTTTTGGGTTTTTGCAATAAATTTTGCATTTCTTGCTTGGCTTGGGGGGCAGGAAGTTAAAGAGCCTTATATTACTTTAAGTAGGCTCTCAACTCTTTATTATTTTTCATATTTTGTGATAGTTTTACCTTTACTTAGTAAGTATGAGAAACCAAAAAAATTACCAAAAACAATAAGCGATTCCGTTCCGGAGATGAAGTGA
- a CDS encoding cytochrome c1 — protein sequence MLLVKVAVFCILFLTNSLSAEEFKPLPNKKIDWSFDGITGSFDRESIQRGYKVYKEVCAACHSMNRIAFRNLQDVGFSEEDVKQIAASYQVKDGPNDLGEMFDRPGVSSDYFIAPFDTKEAAAASNNGAIPPDLSLIVKARHDGANYVYSLLIGYQNGEHDENGLYFNPYFSTGRLAMAPPLSEGMVEYDGTRQATVENMAYDVVNFLQWAAEPELERRHKLGLKIVTYFITLTVFFVLTNNRVWSQLYKKGK from the coding sequence ATGCTGTTGGTTAAAGTTGCTGTATTTTGTATATTATTTCTCACTAATTCTTTGTCTGCAGAGGAGTTTAAACCTTTACCAAATAAGAAAATCGACTGGAGTTTTGATGGAATTACTGGATCTTTCGATAGAGAGTCAATTCAGCGTGGCTATAAAGTATACAAGGAAGTCTGTGCTGCTTGCCATTCAATGAATAGAATAGCGTTTCGTAATTTGCAAGATGTTGGTTTTTCTGAAGAGGATGTAAAACAAATTGCAGCCTCTTACCAAGTTAAAGATGGTCCGAATGATTTGGGTGAAATGTTTGATAGACCGGGAGTGTCTTCGGATTATTTTATTGCACCTTTTGATACAAAAGAAGCAGCTGCAGCAAGCAACAATGGAGCAATTCCACCGGACTTATCATTAATTGTCAAAGCAAGACATGATGGTGCAAATTATGTCTATTCACTACTAATTGGTTATCAAAACGGTGAACATGATGAGAACGGTTTATATTTTAATCCATATTTTTCAACAGGCAGGTTAGCTATGGCACCACCACTCTCTGAAGGAATGGTAGAATATGATGGTACAAGGCAAGCCACAGTTGAAAATATGGCATATGATGTGGTAAATTTCTTACAATGGGCAGCAGAGCCAGAACTGGAGCGCCGACATAAACTTGGGCTAAAAATAGTGACATATTTTATAACTTTGACGGTATTTTTTGTTCTCACTAACAATAGAGTTTGGAGCCAACTCTATAAAAAAGGAAAATAG
- the uvrB gene encoding excinuclease ABC subunit UvrB: MAFQIVTNFQPAGDQPQAIDSLVEGLNNKKRDQVLLGVTGSGKTFTMANVIARTNRPALIMAHNKTLAAQLYEEMRGFFPHNAVGYFISYYDYYQPEAYSPQTDTYIEKDSLINERIDMLRYSAICSLLERRDTIVVASVSCIYGLGSPESYLSMTLTLSAGDKIHVNDFLNNLVNLQYKRSDVRFERGYFRVRGDIIDIFPAYYENKAWRLSLFGDEIEEISEIDAMNGNIIRRIDTVTIFPNSYYTTSRETLLQAVQLIKKELHERLDYYYSQNKIVEAKRLEQRTNFDIEMMMATGVCKGIENYSRYLYGMKAGDPPPTLFEYLPKDVILFVDESHVTVPQIGAMYSGNEARKKKLIDYGFRLPSAFDNRPLKLEEWEAIRPQTIYVSATPGKYELEKTNHAFIEQVIRPTGLTDPICIIKPTGSQVDDVIHEAQVTIKKGFCILITTLTKKMAEKLAEHMSELSMKVTYLHSDIGALERIEIICKLRSKEIDVLVGVNLLREGLDIPECGLVAILDADKEGFLRSETSLIQTIGRAARNVEGRVILYADKITNSMDRALKETERRRKKQTEHNTLHNIVPKTIIKPISNTLQEKVVVENFSQDDLNSLKKQMLKHAENLEFEEAAKIKGIIERFNNRPVA, encoded by the coding sequence ATGGCATTTCAAATAGTTACAAATTTTCAGCCAGCTGGGGATCAACCACAAGCAATAGATAGTTTAGTTGAAGGACTAAATAACAAAAAAAGAGATCAGGTTTTACTTGGAGTAACTGGCTCTGGAAAAACTTTTACTATGGCAAATGTTATTGCAAGAACAAACAGGCCTGCGTTAATTATGGCGCATAATAAAACTTTAGCGGCACAGCTTTACGAGGAGATGAGAGGATTTTTCCCCCACAATGCTGTTGGATACTTCATTTCTTATTATGATTATTATCAGCCTGAGGCTTATTCGCCACAAACAGACACTTATATTGAAAAAGACTCTTTAATAAATGAAAGAATTGATATGCTACGCTATTCTGCTATATGCTCTCTTTTGGAGCGTAGGGACACGATTGTAGTTGCGAGTGTTTCTTGTATATACGGTCTTGGTTCGCCTGAGAGCTATCTCAGCATGACCTTGACTTTAAGTGCTGGAGATAAGATTCATGTTAATGACTTTCTGAATAATTTAGTTAATCTCCAATATAAACGTTCTGATGTCAGATTTGAGCGAGGATATTTCAGAGTGCGCGGCGATATTATTGATATATTTCCTGCCTATTATGAAAATAAAGCTTGGCGTTTATCATTGTTTGGTGATGAAATAGAGGAAATTTCTGAGATTGATGCCATGAACGGCAATATTATCAGACGCATAGATACAGTCACCATTTTTCCAAATAGCTATTACACTACATCACGTGAGACTCTTTTGCAAGCAGTTCAATTGATTAAAAAAGAACTACATGAACGCCTGGATTATTACTATTCACAGAACAAAATTGTTGAAGCAAAACGCCTTGAGCAGCGTACTAATTTTGATATTGAAATGATGATGGCAACGGGAGTGTGTAAAGGTATTGAAAATTATTCGCGTTATCTTTACGGAATGAAAGCTGGAGATCCACCGCCTACATTGTTTGAGTATTTACCTAAAGATGTAATTTTATTTGTTGATGAAAGCCATGTAACCGTTCCCCAGATAGGTGCAATGTATAGCGGTAATGAAGCACGTAAAAAGAAATTGATAGATTATGGTTTTAGGCTACCTTCTGCTTTTGATAACCGTCCATTAAAATTGGAAGAGTGGGAGGCAATACGGCCACAGACTATTTACGTTTCGGCTACTCCAGGAAAATATGAATTAGAAAAGACTAATCACGCATTTATAGAGCAAGTTATCCGCCCAACAGGACTGACAGATCCCATCTGCATCATAAAACCAACAGGGAGTCAGGTTGATGATGTGATTCATGAGGCACAAGTGACGATAAAAAAAGGGTTTTGTATTCTAATTACCACATTGACAAAAAAAATGGCTGAAAAACTAGCTGAGCATATGAGTGAGCTCAGTATGAAAGTAACTTACCTACATTCAGATATTGGTGCACTGGAAAGAATTGAAATTATATGCAAATTAAGATCTAAAGAAATAGATGTTCTTGTTGGCGTTAACTTGTTGCGGGAAGGTCTTGATATTCCCGAGTGTGGATTAGTTGCAATTTTAGATGCTGACAAAGAAGGGTTTTTACGATCAGAGACTTCGCTCATTCAAACGATAGGTCGTGCTGCACGAAATGTTGAGGGCAGAGTAATTTTATATGCAGACAAAATTACTAATTCTATGGATCGTGCACTGAAAGAAACTGAAAGGAGAAGAAAGAAACAGACAGAGCATAATACACTGCATAATATTGTACCAAAAACTATAATAAAGCCTATATCAAATACTTTACAGGAAAAAGTGGTAGTTGAGAATTTTAGTCAGGATGATCTAAATAGTCTGAAAAAGCAAATGTTGAAGCATGCTGAAAATTTAGAGTTTGAAGAGGCGGCAAAAATAAAAGGTATTATTGAAAG